Proteins from a genomic interval of Zingiber officinale cultivar Zhangliang chromosome 1B, Zo_v1.1, whole genome shotgun sequence:
- the LOC121984241 gene encoding probable small nuclear ribonucleoprotein G: MSRSGQPPDLKKYMDKKLQIKLNANRVVVGTLRGFDQFMNLVIENTVEMNGNEKNDIGMVVIRGNSVVMIEALEPVART; the protein is encoded by the exons ATGAGTCGATCGGGCCAACCTCCGGATCTTAAGAA GTACATGGACAAGAAGCTTCAAA TAAAACTGAATGCAAATCGTGTTGTGGTTGGCACTCTTCGTGGGTTCGACCAATTTATGAACCTTGTCATCGAAAACACAGTGGAGATGAATGGCAATGAGAAGAATGACATTGGCATGGTG GTTATTCGAGGAAATAGTGTGGTGATGATTGAAGCGTTGGAGCCTGTTGCCAGAACATAA
- the LOC121984225 gene encoding transcription factor MYB123-like, giving the protein MCTKNPKQGFNKVSWSATEDSILAEHVRIHGEGRWGRVPKRTGLNRCPRSCRLRWLNYLRPDIKRGNISIEEEDLIIRLHNLLGNRWSLIAGRLPGRTDNEIKNYWNTVLKKKKLKVPSVESVHSNGEGDQKCKSKKEIGSPQFESPTLFNESSACKEHDNRTSKREYKEAWLNAGKIPDASFFPLEDSYTFDQLMGSDIEQIGSSCVLDIDDLEKDQRIWGSAYSPMSFDDSWGISDNWLGWLGENSMESYILPL; this is encoded by the exons ATGTGCACCAAAAACCCCAAGCAAGGCTTTAACAAAGTGTCCTGGAGTGCTACTGAAGACAGCATCCTAGCAGAGCATGTCAGAATTCATGGAGAAGGAAGGTGGGGGAGGGTTCCCAAAAGAACAG GCCTAAATCGATGCCCCAGGAGTTGCCGGCTTCGCTGGTTGAATTATCTACGGCCGGACATCAAGAGGGGAAACATATCCATAGAAGAAGAGGATCTTATCATCAGGCTCCATAATCTTTTGGGAAACAG GTGGTCTCTGATAGCTGGAAGATTACCCGGTCGAACAGACAACGAAATCAAGAATTACTGGAACACAgtcctgaagaagaagaagctaaagGTTCCCTCAGTTGAATCCGTGCATTCAAATGGAGAGGGAGATCAGAAGTGCAAGAGTAAAAAGGAGATTGGAAGTCCACAATTTGAGTCTCCAACTCTCTTCAATGAGTCATCTGCATGTAAAGAGCATGACAACAGAACTAGCAAAAGGGAGTACAAAGAAGCATGGCTAAATGCAGGAAAGATACCTGATGCTTCTTTCTTCCCACTTGAAGATAGTTATACATTTGACCAATTGATGGGTTCGGATATTGAGCAGATCGGCTCAAGTTGTGTTTTAGACATTGATGACTTGGAGAAAGACCAAAGAATTTGGGGAAGTGCTTATTCTCCCATGTCTTTTGATGATAGTTGGGGAATATCAGACAATTGGTTGGGCTGGTTGGGAGAGAACAGCATGGAGTCATACATTCTTCCTCTCTGA
- the LOC121984215 gene encoding pre-mRNA-splicing factor 38-like has protein sequence MANRTDPAAKSIHGTNPQNLVEKILRSKIYQHTYWKEQCFGLTAETLVDKAMELDHLGGTFGGSRKPTPFMCLILKMLQIQPDKEIVVEFIKNDEYKYVRILGAFYMRLTGTVTDVYRYLEPLYNDYRKLRMKSPDGKFSLTHVDEVIDELLTKDYSCDVALPRVQKRWTLEACGLLEPRRSALEDDFEEEEEKEEEDQAMEPVENGVHEKSYYRGRSPTRERDRDRKRDRQHRDRDYDRDYGRGRERDRDRERDRDRDRDRDRERDRDRHRARDDKDYGRDRDREREREGRDRERRDRDRGRRRSRSRSRSRDRRDRDLEEGDYRKRRARGSVSPRRRQVDDDNPREEPKKKKEKKEKKSDGTDHPDPEIAEANRLRASLGLKPLK, from the exons ATGGCGAACCGAACGGATCCCGCGGCGAAGAGCATCCACGGGACGAACCCCCAGAACCTGGTGGAGAAGATCCTTCGCTCCAAGATCTACCAGCACACCTACTGGAAGGAGCAGTGCTTCGGCCTCACCGCGGAGACCCTCGTCGACAAGGCCATGGAGCTCGACCACCTCGGCGGCACCTTCGGTGGTAGCCGGAAACCAACCCCCTTCATGTGCCTCATCCTGAAGATGCTTCAGATCCAGCCCGACAAGGAGATCGTCGTCGAGTTCATCAAGAACGACGAATACAA GTACGTTCGAATTCTCGGGGCTTTCTACATGCGGCTCACAGGCACCGTCACGGATGTGTATCGCTATTTGGAACCCCTCTATAACGATTATAGAAAACTTAGAATGAAGTCGCCCGACGGAA AGTTTTCCTTGACTCACGTGGACGAAGTCATTGATGAGCTCCTTACAAAGGATTACTCCTGCGACGTTGCCCTCCCTCGTGTTCAGAAAAG ATGGACCCTTGAAGCATGCGGCTTGCTTGAACCTAGAAGAAGTGCGCTTGAAGATGAttttgaagaggaagaagaaaaagaggaagaggaTCAGGCTATGGAGCCTGTAGAGAATGGTGTCCATGAAAAG AGTTATTATCGTGGGCGTAGTCCTACACGGGAGAGGGACAGAGATAGAAAGCGTGACAGACAACATAG GGACAGGGATTATGATCGAGATTATGGTAGAGGACGTGAAAGAGATCGTGATCGTGAAAGAGACCGTGACAGAGACAGAGATAGAGATAGAGAAAGGGACCGAGACCGTCACCGAGCAAGAGATGACAAGGACTATGGTCGTGACAGAGACCGTGAACGGGAAAGGGAAGGTCGCGACCGAGAAAGAAGAGATAGGGACCGTGGAAGGCGTAGGAGCCGCTCGAGGAGCCGAAGCAGAGACCGACGAGATAGGGATCTTGAAGAAGGTGACTATCGGAAGAGGCGTGCCCGAGGCAGTGTCAGCCCTCGCAGACGGCAAGTGGATGATGACAACCCTAGGGAAGAGcccaagaagaaaaaggaaaagaaagagaagaaaagtgATGGAACTGATCACCCAGATCCAGAAATTGCTGAAGCTAATAGATTACGAGCTTCTCTTGGGTTGAAGCCACTGAAGTAA